A genomic segment from Candidatus Paceibacterota bacterium encodes:
- the cysD gene encoding sulfate adenylyltransferase subunit CysD has translation MLLDDLESQSIYILREAFSKFERLAMLWSVGKDSTVLLWLARKAFFGHVPFPLVHIDTSYKIPSMIEYRDRLCREWKLQLLVGRNDKALQAGRTYPQGKATRVECCGTLKKDALQVVLQAHHFTGVIVGVRRDEEPTRAKERYFSPRDKQMEWSVEDQPPELWDQFKTDFEPGTHIRIHPLLHWTELNIWEYIEREQIPVIPLYFANARGERYRSIGCFPCTFPVQSGARSVHDIVEELRRTRIPERAGRAQDQESEAAFEQLRRDGYM, from the coding sequence ATGCTCCTGGACGATCTCGAGAGTCAGAGTATCTACATCCTGCGCGAGGCGTTCAGCAAGTTTGAGCGCCTGGCCATGCTCTGGAGCGTCGGCAAGGATTCGACAGTGCTGTTGTGGCTGGCGCGCAAGGCCTTCTTTGGCCACGTGCCCTTCCCGCTGGTGCACATCGACACCAGCTACAAAATCCCGAGCATGATCGAATACCGCGACCGGCTTTGCCGCGAATGGAAGCTCCAGCTGCTCGTGGGCAGAAACGACAAAGCGCTCCAGGCCGGCCGCACCTATCCGCAGGGCAAGGCCACCCGCGTCGAATGTTGCGGCACGCTCAAGAAGGACGCTCTCCAGGTCGTTCTGCAGGCGCACCACTTCACGGGCGTCATCGTCGGCGTCCGGCGCGACGAAGAGCCCACGCGGGCCAAGGAACGCTACTTCAGCCCCCGCGACAAGCAGATGGAGTGGAGCGTCGAGGACCAACCACCGGAATTGTGGGACCAGTTCAAGACCGACTTCGAGCCCGGCACTCACATCCGCATTCACCCGCTGCTCCATTGGACCGAGCTGAACATCTGGGAGTATATTGAGCGCGAGCAAATCCCCGTCATCCCGCTCTACTTCGCCAACGCCCGGGGGGAACGTTACCGGAGCATCGGCTGTTTCCCCTGCACGTTTCCCGTCCAGTCGGGAGCCCGCAGCGTGCACGACATCGTCGAGGAGTTGCGCCGCACCCGGATACCCGAGCGCGCCGGCCGGGCGCAGGACCAGGAGAGCGAGGCGGCCTTCGAGCAACTTCGCCGGGATGGTTACATGTAG